Proteins encoded in a region of the Bacteroidia bacterium genome:
- a CDS encoding aspartate ammonia-lyase — protein MISNRLSKGITGIAGEYYVAAELSRRGFMASITLRNNDSVDILACEPNGFKTFAIQVKTIQNKSKKWPLNKKAENIKSKDLFYIFVMLKDEFERPDFYIVPSIELAENVRNNHQTWLDTPGRNGQKHNDNDMRSFRDNVDIYKEKWELLN, from the coding sequence ATGATATCAAATAGACTTTCCAAAGGAATTACAGGAATTGCAGGTGAATATTATGTAGCAGCTGAATTATCAAGACGTGGTTTTATGGCGTCTATTACACTACGAAATAATGATAGCGTAGACATATTAGCTTGTGAACCAAATGGATTTAAAACATTTGCAATACAAGTAAAAACAATTCAAAATAAATCAAAAAAATGGCCATTAAATAAAAAGGCTGAAAACATAAAGAGTAAAGACCTTTTTTATATTTTTGTTATGCTTAAAGATGAATTTGAAAGACCAGATTTTTATATTGTACCTAGTATTGAATTAGCTGAAAATGTTAGAAACAATCATCAAACTTGGTTAGACACACCGGGAAGAAATGGTCAAAAACACAATGACAATGATATGAGGTCTTTCAGAGATAACGTTGATATTTATAAAGAAAAATGGGAACTTTTGAATTAA